The Mycolicibacterium doricum genome includes a region encoding these proteins:
- a CDS encoding ZIP family metal transporter: protein MGALVWIVVAGLAMSAIALVGSAALLIPDRHFSRIVMPLVGLAAGALLGGALFHMLPESIAALGNNLAVFAWVGLGVMVFHVLEQFLHWHHCHRPMGQHRPLGYLILAADGLHNFVGGVAVGSAFIVDIRLGIVTWLVAAAHEVPQEIGDFGILVHSGWNVRHALAYNVASALTFPIGGLLAYWLAGRVDVAVLIPFAAGNFIYIALADLLPELTTSPAPQRKITHTACFAGGLLVLWAIAAVT from the coding sequence ATGGGGGCGCTGGTCTGGATCGTGGTCGCGGGCCTGGCGATGAGCGCGATAGCCCTTGTCGGCAGCGCCGCCTTGTTGATTCCGGACCGCCACTTCTCGCGGATTGTGATGCCGCTGGTGGGACTGGCGGCCGGTGCGCTGCTCGGTGGCGCCCTCTTCCACATGCTGCCGGAGTCCATTGCCGCGCTCGGCAACAATCTGGCGGTGTTCGCGTGGGTTGGACTGGGCGTCATGGTGTTTCACGTGTTGGAGCAGTTCCTGCACTGGCACCACTGCCATCGGCCGATGGGCCAGCACCGTCCACTCGGCTACCTCATCCTCGCCGCCGATGGACTGCACAACTTCGTCGGCGGCGTAGCAGTCGGCAGCGCATTCATCGTCGACATCAGGTTGGGCATCGTCACGTGGCTGGTCGCCGCGGCACACGAGGTCCCGCAAGAGATCGGGGACTTCGGGATCCTGGTGCACAGTGGCTGGAACGTCCGGCATGCGCTGGCCTACAACGTCGCGTCGGCCTTGACGTTTCCGATCGGGGGCCTGCTCGCCTATTGGCTCGCCGGGCGAGTCGACGTCGCGGTCCTCATACCGTTCGCCGCAGGAAACTTCATCTACATCGCACTGGCCGACCTGTTGCCCGAGCTGACCACCTCGCCCGCGCCGCAGCGCAAAATCACCCACACCGCTTGTTTCGCCGGTGGCCTGCTAGTTCTTTGGGCCATCGCGGCGGTGACGTGA
- the groL gene encoding chaperonin GroEL (60 kDa chaperone family; promotes refolding of misfolded polypeptides especially under stressful conditions; forms two stacked rings of heptamers to form a barrel-shaped 14mer; ends can be capped by GroES; misfolded proteins enter the barrel where they are refolded when GroES binds), which yields MAKTIAYDEEARRGLERGLNALADAVKVTLGPKGRNVVLEKKWGAPTITNDGVSIAKEIELEDPYEKIGAELVKEVAKKTDDVAGDGTTTATVLAQALVREGLRNVAAGANPLGLKRGIEKAVEKVTETLLKSAKEVETKEQIAATAGISAGDQSIGDLIAEAMDKVGNEGVITVEESNTFGLQLELTEGMRFDKGYISGYFVTDAERQEAVLEDPYILLVSSKISTVKDLLPLLEKVIQSGKPLLIIAEDVEGEALSTLVVNKIRGTFKSVAVKAPGFGDRRKAMLQDMAILTGGQVISEEVGLSLETADISLLGQARKVVITKDETTIVEGAGDAEAIQGRVAQIRAEIENSDSDYDREKLQERLAKLAGGVAVIKAGAATEVELKERKHRIEDAVRNAKAAVEEGIVAGGGVALLQSAPSLEELDLSGDEATGANIVRVALEAPLKQIAFNGGLEPGVVAEKVRNSAAGTGLNAATGEYEDLLAAGVADPVKVTRSALQNAASIAALFLTTEAVVADKPEKAAAPAGDPTGGMGGMDF from the coding sequence ATGGCCAAGACAATTGCGTACGACGAAGAGGCCCGTCGCGGCCTCGAGCGGGGCCTCAATGCCCTCGCCGATGCAGTGAAGGTGACGTTGGGTCCCAAGGGTCGCAACGTCGTACTGGAGAAGAAGTGGGGCGCCCCCACGATCACCAACGATGGCGTGTCCATCGCCAAGGAGATCGAGCTGGAGGACCCGTACGAGAAGATCGGCGCCGAGCTGGTCAAAGAGGTCGCCAAGAAGACCGACGACGTCGCCGGTGACGGCACCACCACCGCCACCGTGCTCGCCCAGGCGCTCGTCCGCGAGGGCCTGCGCAACGTGGCTGCCGGTGCCAACCCGCTCGGCCTCAAGCGCGGCATCGAGAAGGCCGTCGAGAAGGTCACCGAGACGCTGCTGAAGTCCGCCAAGGAGGTCGAGACCAAGGAGCAGATCGCTGCCACCGCCGGAATCTCTGCCGGTGACCAGTCCATCGGTGATCTGATCGCCGAAGCCATGGACAAGGTCGGCAACGAGGGTGTCATCACTGTCGAGGAATCCAACACCTTCGGCCTGCAGCTCGAGCTCACCGAGGGTATGCGCTTCGACAAGGGTTACATCTCCGGTTACTTCGTCACCGACGCCGAGCGTCAGGAAGCGGTCCTCGAGGATCCGTACATCCTGCTGGTGTCGTCGAAGATCTCGACCGTCAAGGATCTGTTGCCCCTGCTGGAGAAGGTGATCCAGTCCGGCAAGCCGCTGCTGATCATCGCCGAGGACGTCGAGGGCGAAGCGCTGTCGACCCTGGTCGTGAACAAGATCCGCGGCACCTTCAAGTCCGTCGCCGTCAAGGCTCCCGGCTTCGGTGACCGCCGCAAGGCGATGCTGCAGGACATGGCCATCCTCACCGGTGGTCAGGTCATCAGCGAAGAGGTCGGCCTCTCCCTGGAGACCGCCGACATCTCGCTGCTCGGCCAGGCCCGCAAGGTCGTCATCACCAAGGACGAGACCACCATCGTGGAGGGTGCCGGCGACGCCGAGGCCATCCAGGGCCGAGTGGCTCAGATCCGCGCCGAGATCGAGAACAGCGACTCCGACTACGACCGCGAGAAGCTGCAGGAGCGCCTGGCCAAGCTGGCCGGCGGTGTTGCGGTGATCAAGGCCGGCGCTGCCACCGAGGTGGAGCTCAAGGAGCGCAAGCACCGCATCGAGGACGCCGTTCGCAACGCGAAGGCCGCCGTCGAGGAGGGCATCGTCGCCGGTGGCGGCGTGGCGCTGCTGCAGTCCGCCCCGTCGCTCGAGGAGCTCGACCTCAGCGGTGACGAGGCCACGGGCGCCAACATCGTGCGCGTCGCGCTCGAGGCCCCGCTCAAGCAGATCGCCTTCAACGGTGGTCTGGAGCCGGGTGTGGTGGCCGAGAAGGTCCGCAACTCGGCAGCCGGCACCGGCCTCAATGCCGCGACCGGTGAGTACGAGGATCTGCTCGCTGCCGGCGTTGCCGACCCGGTGAAGGTGACCCGTTCGGCACTGCAGAACGCAGCTTCGATCGCGGCGCTGTTCCTCACCACCGAGGCCGTCGTCGCCGACAAGCCGGAAAAGGCTGCCGCACCCGCGGGCGACCCGACCGGTGGCATGGGCGGTATGGACTTCTAA
- a CDS encoding DEAD/DEAH box helicase — MRAYAAPDTQALRGWQRRALVRYLAAKPRDFLAVATPGAGKTAFALRIAGELLADGTVERVTVVVPTEHLKIQWALAASRVGIALDPKFSNSSAQTSSEYHGVVVTYAQVASHPTRHRVRTENYRTLVIFDEIHHGGDAKTWGEAMREAFSEATRRLSLTGTPFRSDDSAIPFVTYVPDAEGLLRSESDHTYGYADALADGVVRPVVFLAYSGEARWRSSAGEEHAARLGEPLSAEQTARAWRTVLDANGEWIPAVLKAADTRLQQLRSGGMPDAGAMIIATDQTAARQYAALLTKMTGRQPTLVLSDDPGSSARIAEYAAGDTPWLVAVRMVSEGVDVPRLAVGVYATSASTPLFFAQAIGRFVRSRRPGETASIFVPSVPALLELASQMEAQRDHVLGKPHRESMGDEELVERRRSEPTEEDRGFESLGASAELDQVIFDGASFGTATPAGSEEEADYLGIPGLLDADQMRELLRRRQEEQLTRRTASGAPPPVTPYGQLRTLRQELNTLVSLAHHRLNKPHGWIHNELRRICGGPPVAAATSDQLQARIAAVRTLKA; from the coding sequence GTGCGGGCTTATGCAGCGCCCGACACCCAGGCTTTGCGTGGCTGGCAGCGTCGGGCATTGGTACGGTATCTTGCCGCCAAGCCGCGCGACTTCCTGGCGGTCGCCACCCCCGGGGCAGGTAAAACGGCGTTTGCCCTGCGCATCGCGGGTGAGCTGCTGGCTGACGGCACCGTGGAGCGGGTCACGGTTGTGGTGCCGACCGAGCACCTGAAGATCCAGTGGGCGCTGGCCGCCTCCCGGGTGGGTATCGCCCTGGACCCAAAGTTCAGCAACTCCTCGGCGCAGACGTCGTCGGAGTACCACGGCGTCGTGGTGACCTACGCTCAGGTGGCCAGCCACCCGACCCGGCACCGGGTGCGCACGGAGAACTACCGCACCCTGGTGATCTTCGACGAGATCCATCACGGCGGGGACGCAAAGACGTGGGGCGAGGCGATGCGCGAGGCGTTCAGCGAAGCCACCCGCCGCCTGTCGCTGACCGGGACGCCGTTCCGTAGCGACGACAGCGCGATCCCTTTCGTCACCTACGTGCCGGACGCCGAAGGTTTGCTGCGATCGGAGTCCGACCATACCTACGGCTATGCCGACGCGCTTGCCGACGGCGTGGTGCGCCCGGTGGTCTTCCTCGCCTACTCCGGTGAGGCGCGGTGGCGCAGCAGCGCCGGCGAAGAGCACGCCGCGCGCCTCGGCGAACCGCTGAGCGCTGAACAAACCGCACGGGCATGGCGCACCGTGCTCGATGCGAACGGCGAGTGGATCCCGGCGGTGCTCAAGGCCGCGGACACCCGGCTGCAGCAGCTGCGCTCCGGTGGCATGCCCGACGCCGGGGCGATGATCATCGCCACCGACCAGACCGCGGCCCGACAGTACGCGGCGCTGCTGACGAAGATGACCGGACGGCAACCCACGCTGGTGCTGTCCGACGACCCCGGGTCGTCGGCGCGGATCGCGGAGTACGCGGCCGGTGACACACCGTGGCTGGTGGCGGTCCGGATGGTCTCCGAGGGTGTCGACGTGCCGCGGTTGGCAGTCGGCGTCTACGCCACCAGTGCGTCGACGCCGTTGTTCTTCGCCCAGGCGATCGGACGGTTCGTCCGGTCACGACGCCCCGGCGAGACCGCCAGCATTTTCGTGCCTTCGGTGCCGGCGCTGCTGGAGCTGGCCAGCCAGATGGAAGCTCAACGCGACCATGTGCTCGGCAAACCTCACCGCGAATCGATGGGCGACGAGGAACTCGTCGAACGCCGCCGCAGTGAGCCCACCGAAGAGGATCGTGGGTTCGAATCACTGGGCGCCAGCGCCGAACTGGACCAGGTTATCTTCGACGGCGCATCTTTCGGCACCGCTACCCCTGCGGGCAGCGAGGAAGAAGCCGACTACCTCGGGATACCCGGCCTGCTCGACGCCGACCAGATGCGAGAACTGTTGCGCCGCAGACAGGAAGAGCAACTGACCAGGCGCACGGCATCGGGTGCGCCGCCCCCGGTCACCCCGTACGGCCAGCTGCGCACGCTGCGCCAGGAGCTCAACACGCTGGT